Below is a genomic region from Triticum dicoccoides isolate Atlit2015 ecotype Zavitan chromosome 5A, WEW_v2.0, whole genome shotgun sequence.
CTTCTTTGTCTgggaagtactccctctgttccgaattatttgttttagatttgtctagatacggagataTCTAGCATTAAAATGAgtcgtatctagacaaattcaagagaagtaattcagaacggagggagtagcaaaatgCAGGGACATCTCGGGGACATTTCGTTTCAGGTTATCTCCAGTCTAGTGCACGCGCGAAAAGAAGCGCTAGTAGTAATTTATTTTGGGTGATGCAGGTCTGCTGATGAACGGCAACTTCGAGACGGCGCCGAGGAAGGTGAACAAGACCCTCATCGTGGGCCGCCACTCGCTGCCGGGGTGGACGCTGCGGGGCCACGTCGAGTACGTGTCGGCGGGGCCGCAGCCGGGCGGCATGTTCTTCGCGGTGCCGCACGGCGTGCACGCGCTCCGCCTCGGCGGCCACGCGTCGGCGTCGCAGAACGTGTCCGTGCGCCCCGGCTCGCTCTACGCGCTCACCTTCGCCGCCACCCGCACCTGCGCGCAGGACGAGGCCCTGCGCATCGCCGTCTCCCCGTCGCTCTCCGCCCCCGCCGACGTCGCCGTCCGCACCCTCTACAGCGCCGACACCGCCGACACCTGGGCCTGGGGCTTCCGCGCCTCCTCCCCTGTCGCGGAGGTCACCTTCAGCAACCCCGGCGTGCAGGAGGACGCCGCGTGCGGCCCGCTCATCGACGCCGTCGCCATCAAGGAGCTCCCCACGCCCTACCCCACCAAAGGTCAGATCCGTCCGAGTTCGGTCGTTTCGCCTCCACGAAAATGTTCTGCTCCATCTGATGTACGCAGTTGCTTGACGATGCCATTGATGTACGTGGCTGTTGCAGATAACCTGATCAAGAACGACGGCTTCGAGATCGGGCCGCAGGTGTTCAAGAACTCGAGCGTTGGCGTGCTGCTGCCGCCGAAGCAGAAGGACGTGACGTCGCCGCTGCCGGGCTGGATCATCGAGTCGCTCAAGGCGGTGCGGTACATCGACGCCGCCCACTTCTCGGTGCCGGCGGGGCAGTACGCGGTGGAGCTGGTGGCGGGGCGGGAGAGCGCCATCGCGCAGGTCATCCGCACCGTGCCCAGCC
It encodes:
- the LOC119303693 gene encoding uncharacterized protein LOC119303693 — its product is MELPWGALLLALLTVSASSAVATLAVTAPPPAPARAPAPVTAPAPAHASPQAQDAEGLLMNGNFETAPRKVNKTLIVGRHSLPGWTLRGHVEYVSAGPQPGGMFFAVPHGVHALRLGGHASASQNVSVRPGSLYALTFAATRTCAQDEALRIAVSPSLSAPADVAVRTLYSADTADTWAWGFRASSPVAEVTFSNPGVQEDAACGPLIDAVAIKELPTPYPTKDNLIKNDGFEIGPQVFKNSSVGVLLPPKQKDVTSPLPGWIIESLKAVRYIDAAHFSVPAGQYAVELVAGRESAIAQVIRTVPSRAYNLSYVVGDAKNGCHGSMLVEAFAANVTQKVPFQSTGKGGFKAASLRFVAAGVRTRVTFYSSYYHTKVTDGVSLCGPVLDQVKIMPLKL